Genomic segment of Apostichopus japonicus isolate 1M-3 chromosome 8, ASM3797524v1, whole genome shotgun sequence:
ACCACAAATGACAcattacaataaaattcattccaccttcagagtgacaagaaaaaacggcttttaaggaattcgatggcgctagtttgaaacagggtgttttttaatatgaagtaattatatggctcttaaagacatccgtagattcacttttaggagaatagcgcctcgtcaggccacgtattcagtggacggtggctacAAGCATGCTGGTCGCAGAGAGTGTCACCACCaatggccaaaggcaaggattcacgcacgccacctagtacgcttctggtcgatttgaccgaccctctgcgcatcctcccgggttcttttgcgacaacaagggagacatggtatgggatcctaggccacaaaaaagcaccatgccacagccagaggtattatcgccagaggcctgtcttgaaccttagccacgatttacactaCCGacaaggaatgagtctttcgtcaccctctatagcatcggccatcacatcagctagtaaattatatggttgaattaatatataaagACTTCAGCCTGGActgctgaaagagaaaaagaattttTTAACGTGTATAACCGTTGATGGATtcgaactcagttcatcaggttaccagtccactgctctacccaCTGAACCTTGACGAGTAAACTTTGTACTAGCTTAAATTGGTATTATTGGTTGGATACAAgctattggtaacagtgaacgacactgccttcaacgaaatctctattcatcctgttttactccattagaacaacggatctaaatatctttatttacaagaagctcacgcttgtctttgtttacattgcagcaagcagtaagaatgtcgttCCTTCcaagacgtaaatgtacaataggctgatgccccgatactatcgatgacttcgGTGGAAGCAGTAAAAGATaaacggattccgtgaaatcttcttattcacaaaaggttgctTAAGATAATGCTCGCAAGAGAgttcttgctgtaagttgtgTCCTTTTACAAATATATTCTATGCAGACGATCATGAACTGGAGTAAGCCTGTAAattcaacaaacaatacctattcacatttcaGTACCGTTTTGAATGAGGAATGGACATTgcttattaagtcaaacacaTTAACTTcatgtgactaatcttattgagggatctgaatggctggaaaGCACGGTTATTCGAAACCCGAAACAGAATTCATAGGGTTTTTAGTTTATGCAAGTCGATTGGGGAAACACGGGGAatcgggaattcgtcaactacGAGACTTTGATTAGTCCGCAGTGACTTGATGTGCTTATTGATAATTTGAAAATGCGGCATTTTTGTGGataggcccccccccctccccgcccccaaATGATTGTGTTCCACACATATACTGAAGTATGTATTTagcttaatacaaaatattataatctctttataaatatataattttgatCTATTAGCAGTCAACTTCATCACGTCGTTtacaattgttgcattttgaaagactgcATGGTAATGAGGTTGGGACGGTGACGAGGACGGGGTTTGGATGTTTTTATAGCTTTTATATATGCAATACAAGTCAACACTATGACATGGTCGACTACATAATCACTCATATAAAGCATAAGTCATAGGAGGCAATAGCATCCCTTTCATGGTCATAGCTACCCTCCCTTCGCCGCCGCCCTCCTTCCCATACCATTTGCCGGTACGTTACTGAACCATGAACATTGTATGTTAGATCTCTATGACaatgaaatattcaattgcaTAAGTTTCCGATGAACAGCATAGAGATaaagtttcttctttcttctgcTGATTTTAAAAGAGGTATTTGAATCGCCACTAAAAAAGAGTATAGGCTTGAAAATTAATCCAAAACGCATCCAGAACTCTGCTTTAATTGTTACCTCATTACCTGAccaaatttattcatgcaacttatttaatcttgaaaaaacatcattttacaaagtattcTTTGAGATGTTGTACGTCTGAATCAAAAAGAGGGAATAAGCCAATGAGAACATGTgaactatagaaacattctttgcaTTTCCTTTCAAGTCATCGGAGGATTAGAGATTACGTTGATCCAAGAATTATACTTCATGAAATGGGAGGAATGCTGAAAGGGAAATCTTCTTGTAAGAAATTCCAACTGAAAATAAACACTCTATGCAATCATAAAAGAGCTTTATATGCTGCTTGATTCTTTCTATGGATTTGAAATTAACGACATTAGATCGAAAGAAAGTGAATAATACAACCGTGGTCCACctcttttcaatctttcaataGCACGAACTACGATTGGCAGAGGCTTACTAGTAGGGGATTCCCCCTAGCAGGGATTCTCCCATTTTGCGAATGAGTGAGGGGTAAACTAATGTACGTAACCAAGATGTTAGGAACTGGTATTACCATTAGGTAACAAGCAAATGTGTCACGCTCACTCCAATGCATGATAAGCAATTATTGGCTTGTTATCAACTTGAATCGTACTATTCCAAATTAGTTGACAAAGAAATAGAGAATTCCTGTAGCTAAAATTACAATTGCAATTAACAGATAGTAGTATACTTTGCATATGTAAGACATAATCCCGCCAGAAAGAATTCAAATCACCAAAATATTAATTCTAACACaccgacacacacacacaaattattCATATGTAACGAATTTAATGGGGTTTTTGGTTACTGTTTGAATGGGTAAATCTTTGATAATATTACCGTCACGTTTCAATCTGCCCGACGTTTCACTGATTGACGTCACGCATTAAATTGTTATCAGATACCTTATATTTTAGAGTAACCTTTCAATGTGTTTCTGTCAGGATGTTTAGAATTCAACGCAAAAAAAGCAGTTTTCACATTACCACGTGTGATTGAACAATCTGATAGAAATTTTACCAGAAAATTTCACTTTTTGATAAAGCCGACATAATTGTACATAAACACACTTTTATCATCAGAAAATCAGTTTTCATATCTGAGcttaatttgacataattgtTACGCAACTAACCTGGCTGTACATTTTGAAGCGGTAATAGATAGGTTATTAGTAGGCAAAAAGTATGTCTTAAATGTGAACTAACGGAAatatggttgttgttgttgttgctttgtTGCTTTCTCTGAGATATAAAGACAGCTTGTATGATTCTGGCCCCTGCTTCTGCTCAGAAAATTGCTCGTTTCCGAAATCAGACATGGATACAGATACTTAGTACCACCCTAGGGAACTGGTCAATACTTTCGCCGAGTTGATAAAAAACCACCAAATTGTATATCGGCAGCTGATATACTCAGTCCCTACGTACTTATGTCAACATGTTTATAAATAGGACGTATCATAACCTCGTGTTAATACACAACTGACGAAAGCGTAGGCAGTAAAAAGCAAATGGTGTGGGTGTTTGGTATTTTATATACATAGTAGATAACTCCTGCGCATCATATTTCCATACGATAGTAATAAACTATGGAATTGCGGAGTAAATTTCAGCACGGGAAAAACATGGGGTCGAACATTACTTACgggcagtggcggactggccacacgggcatctgggcatgttgtcacaaaatgcttgaaaactTTAATAaaatctaaaacatatatttttgtctatttttgtttacgtttttatctgttctcagtttaatcaagtgttgcttctggaaaattatttttgggtcatttttaaaggattatggtaacctacaaaattgagaaatatagcaccattttgcatcttaacTTTATAACCCCTCGGTGatcaggacggcgatcactatgtaagtatcatatcatgaataatgggccggtcaaGGTGGAAAAtacccgggccggttttaagacccagtccgcccctatTAGGAGGTATGGGGGTACATGTGTTGagaggtaggggaggggtgaatAACTTAGAAGATTTAATATCACTGAAGAAGATACCACTAAGGTCAAGGTATTAacctacacaggctctttaaatatattatcCTTATGTTCATGATAGTGATAACTTCCCAAAACAGCTTAAAATCTTATTTCAATTGGGGGAGATGTCACAGGTTCAGTTTAAGGTTTCATCTCACACAAGCTGAAgtcttgatcaagtctaaaaatgacatcatcgagccacatgtaCTTGAActtgtttatgttttcattttaattttaccattttaattttctgcaaCGGACATgggttttgaaaatgttgactctaaaatattgaaccttttaatatgacctaatgatggcattggtttcagtcTTAACACTGATTACATTCTACCTTGataatattaaaagaaatacaaCAGAAATTCTAATGTTTCGTATCCTATTGGCAATATGACATTACAggtttacaaaatggcagccccAGGCTCGATTTTTAAACCGTATCATATGCCCCAAACATAATAAAGTATTTTTTGTTAGTTCTTAGGGGAattgttcttcacaaatatATTGTGTCCGCATTTAAGGCTAAAGACTTAGTTAATGAACCTTTTAATATGGATCACAGTAAGTCATCTGTGACGTCACGATAACAGATGTTCTTATGCAGCTTTAGTATTcatttatctatatattatatatcaagtGTTTAGGTAAGTGAATTACCTTGCTCTCATTGAATAATGAAACTACTATCAACAATAACTGCAATACATCTAAGCCTGACAACTCTTTGGTATGTCACAATTCCAGAGATAACGAAGATAAAATAACGTCTATTTATAGGAATCCTACCTGCATTGGCTTGTGGAGGTAATTGACTGCCTTCTGTTCCGATACTTCTTGTAACTCTCATGTTGTCATCTTCCTAAAACAAGAAACCAAAAGATAAAAGCTAGATTGGAATGTTATTCAAATAGTTATTTATATTCAAATGCTATTTATAAAACACctattgtaaaacaaaatcgATTTACATCAGccaatatattttaacatttaaaccaTTATTACATTTTAAATGTCAGTATAATATATGCATGCAAAGAATACGAGAAAAGTTGCTTCTATACTCAATGTGTTCTAAAACCTCAAATAAGTTGCTATTCCTGAGATGAATGTATAGCTGTATAGTAAATATGATACGTGAAGGTTAGAATTGACTTCAAGACATACCAACAAAGAATTTAATAGAGACATTTTATGCTAGAGTATCTAATTTCTAAGGTTAACTTAAAAcccattttaagaatttttcacaaaatacatataatgaacaacagaaaactgacagGTAAAAATTATAAGGAAAGTGGGAAAGAACCAAGAACGGTTTGGGCTAAAATAGAACTTTAACGAGTGATCTCATGGTTTATACCATAACTCGGTGCCGTGCACCGAATTTCAAAgctgggggaggggaatggtGTGAGGGGCAAATTGCCAATTACCCTCGAATTGTTTAGGTAGGCTTGAACAAACATGTtacaaagaatatatatatatatatatatatatatatatataaatgaaaatcgttatgagttggaaaatcaagaacagtgaaaaaacttccagcctccaccgggattcgaacccgggccttccgctctgtacgcggacaccctaaccactaggctatcggcgctgattgtatgtccagaggttcgaaaccggtaaggaaggtcgtaattccactgtaggcgtttgtcacctgtatcgaacgagttctatatatatatatatatatatatatatatatatatatatatatataatcatttttCGAAAACACACACGAGAAGCATacaacaaaattaacaaatcaacacaaaaatgttgctttcaaatattttcttttcatctgAGCAAGccaagaaattgaaaaattatAGCTTCCTTTTTCATCAAATTCAGTTTCTCCTTAATGATAAGAATGTGAGGATCGACCaccaagaaacaaaataaaaaggcACAAGTTGGCTTCCACCACTTGTTTCTTCCATATATCCACTCAAGAATTTTCCAAAAGTAAAACATATCAGCCAATTTAGTTGATTTAACCAATAAAATTGAGCAGGTGGTCTCCGTGAAACTAACCCACACCCTAGATACTGTGACTTTGCTATAATTGTACTTGTGCTTGGTTAAAAAATTACACAGTAACTACATTTGACCAATGAGAACACTCATTATTAAGTCAAAAGAGCTAACTGTGGTACGACACCATACGGTTTACAAAGATTTTGATCTTTAAtaatctcaaatgacctttgtctTCCATTACAAAATTTCAAGTTCTTGTAAACACTAAGGTCGATCTATATACCCCATTCagatttttcagattttgatcTCCACTGAGTTCATATGACAATTGACATCTACACACACCAGTAGGGTTTGTATTCACTAAGGTGGATATAAAAATACCAAGCGTCAAATGCTTCCAAGATTTATTTTTGGAGCATTTGTGGTTACAAGGTTTTAATACTTTGACCTCCATTGACCTGATCCAGCTACAAAGTACCAAGTTAATCCGAGCTTACTATGGAATTGTCATGTTTTACGAGGGTTTCATACTTACTCTTATATACCTCGAATGACCTTTTATTTCCACAAAACAGTATGGTTCTCATAAATTAGGTGACTCCAAACATTCAGCATGAATGTCATCCATGTTTTACTATTGAAGTTATTGCGTTGTGGTATTCAGTAGCTGACCACTGGTAAGCTCAAAATACCGTTGACCTCTCTAACAACAACAGTGTCTTTGTATCCAATAGGGTGGATCCACAGAGCAAAATCAAGTTTCTCTTTTGTTGATTTGTTATTAAAGCAGCCCTGAAAATAGCATTGATTTCGGAAATTActtgaaatttaaattcaacAAGATAGTACATAAGCCTTTCATAGGCATatcaagtttaatttcaattagtgaaggggaaaaaagacaaTTCTGAAATGTCTAATATGAAACGATTCTGACATTATGAAATAATGTTCTACTCACTGTACAGTTAAAAATAATgttatgtaaaatatttttagGGTAAGGTAGTAGGTTTGGAAACTAATAGGCGAATCGAACTTAAACAGTTCGTTCTACAACGTGATGTTATTTAGGGTTTCAGCTAACCTTTTGCTATATTTGGGAATATCGTAATTGTAGGTAAAAAAAATGCGAAATTTTTCAGTGAGTAGATTATGGCCAATGCGTTAAGCAATAGTAGCTCTCTGCATATGTATGAGATCAACAAGTTGAGCAGGTTTTGGAGAAAGAAGTTTATTAAACAAGTTACTAGCATGATCAATATGTTTCGCAAGGTAAATATGACGAACCGCTTTCCATTGCAAGAGCATTGACTTTCTGAGATGGACATTGTATCCACCAGACCAGACAGTTTAGCAGTATAACAACTGTGGTGAAATTTATGTAAGGTAGAGAGAACGCAGAATACTTTAAGGTAGGCATTGTTTCAACTTTTAGAGTATACCAGTTTTGTGGAAATAGTCTTTATGTTATTTTTCCAAGTTAATCACGAATTTTGGTTATTCAGCAACCTCCTTCGTTTACTATATCAAATCATAAACACATCCACAACAACTGCATTCAGATGATGTACTTACCCCATCAATGACTCCATTGTCATGCTTCTCACCGCCAAACGAAAATCCTCTGCAGCCAAGAATGACTACAGACAATAATAATGTTGTTTTCTCGAACATTTTATTTCAGCAAAAACGAATTTACATCCACAGAGAACACATTTAAATTAACATCCAGAGAGGCGAGTACTTGTTTTGGTTAAAGATATAGTTTCTTTAAAGCATCTGGCGATATACACATGTATAGTAACTTCTGGCTGACATAATGCAGTAGACACCATCATGGATATAGACAATAATCTTTTAGCAATTCGAATACATTGGTTGTGATTGGTAGAAACCCAGTATCTATGGTCAAGACCAAAAAGCTTAACCAATGAGAGGACTCATTCTTTACATTTTCGAAATACTTATACCAAGTATGGTAGCTGTCACATTAAACCATCAATTCCATTCTATGTCAAAAAGGAGTGAAATAATTTACTGCAGTGGATCTTTCAGGGttggttataattatttacCGTGGAATGAGACAATCAAATCAAGGTTTACTTTGTTATTTACGAACCTATGAGATACAATCATCATCTGTATAGAATCCAGTTTTATAGGTTCTCAAGATCAACTTGATGAAGAAATGAGACAAGATTGACTTCTTAAAAGGGATGTCATGATGATCATAACAAACCTCAGCAGTATCTgcagataaaataataaatacagacAAATTAAAGCTGGTTCTACCGGGGAGTAAAATTGGGCCATATACCAATCAATTTgatgaacattttatttatttgatcaCTTATGTAAAGTGAATATTAAAAAACATCGGCAAAACGAAATCTTCATCAATATCAGATGAGTAAAGATAAAGCaaacaagacaaaaaatatcaacaattttaCGCATCCCCTGGAGAACACAggtatatttacaagttacctcgtaggtcccatttatacacctgagtAAAGAGAGGCCTTGGAGATGCCAAATGTCACAATGACACGGTCCGATCAGTGCTCATAATGGCCATCACTTCCTAATCATTAAAAACAACTATaatgatgcaaaaaaaaaaaatttgagtgCATGTTCACTTGCTTTTGATGTCCCTTTCCTATTGATCTTTGACAACTGGAACAAATTAGAGGGTAGCTAATGAGGGTACTATGTAACTGTAAGGATGTATCAATAAAATGCTATCTAAAATATTCTCTGAAAACTCATAGCGTACAAACAACACAGAGGATATCATAATCATCTACATAAGGAGGGCAAGGTAGACCTCCTCCCCCAGCACTGCACTTAGCATCAGCAACATAGAGTAATGGttcattattgttgtgatttgtaCGGGGAATCCCCTCGGCATTTTGATCGACGCAAACAAACTGCGATTTGTAGTGACTATAATGAGAAGACATCATGTAGCCTTGGTATTCCAAAGTCCACTCTGTAACAaagcaaaatacaaaacaaagcaaatataTAAGACAAACACGCGCGCACACCCACCTATGCGCACACACAcccgcatatatatatatatacatatatatatacatatatatatatatacatatatatatatatcatataactaTAATATAACTAtaagatagatatatatatatatatatatatatataaactctgagtaacaacgaatggtgttccactagtctcaactagtcccaacatcagcgtccatggcctagtggttaggatgTCCgtatataaagcgggaggcccgggttcgattcccggtggaggctggaaggtttttactgttctggattttccaactcaataCGATATCaattacatatatgtattcatttgcctttgtcgtttacctccatttcattaacaattcTGTTCAAATTATCTCTCTCGAGATCCGGCTCGAATCAcaaaatgatttcgagttggctagcatcatgattgatctctagatCTCTGATCTCTTAAAtgaattatacatatatatatatatatatatatatatatatatatatacgtatacgtatacatatacatatatatatatatatttatatatatatatatatatatatatatatatatatatattataaataaatgtttagCAAAAGGTTTATATGTACGCACTTCTACAATGCAGCCCTCACTCCCGCACACCCGTCTACCCTGTTGGTCTGATCAGCACTATACTACCACACTTCTTTACCACTTCTAGTTGTATCGGAAAGTAAGTAAAGACCGGGCCAAAAAAATCTCAGTGTTGTTTGCAGTTATATTTAGTATGCTAGATACTACATTGACTCGCATGggatatttgaaatttgaacataGTATCTCTTTTGTAATACTATCTTCTAATGTCGACTGCTTTTTCGAAATTTGACCGATCTATAATAAAAGGTTTGACGATATATCTAAATAGTTCTACTACACCTTCTTGAATGTTTGAAATAATAGGTCGACACTTGTCGAAATTATAAATAtctattttcaaatttggaCTATCATGCTGACATTTCGACTTTTCATATCAGAATGAAAATGTATACTGTTTATGTCGGCGATTGGATATTGTATGTAGAAAGTTAGAAGTATTTTATCGTGAAAGTTACAATTGtctttaagttttattttgcattgttACCTGGAATTATTGCCTGCTTTCAAAAACTGCTTTGAACTAGACGATTAAGTTTATCTTTCAGTTCCCAAAAGTTGTAGTTTGTTTACACCCTATtctcatttcatatattttttcccACTTTGGTCTTTCCAGAATGTTCCGTACTCGATTGATCCTATACCCTATGCAATGGAATTATCATCATCCTTACCTTGGCTTCCTAAGCAGGTGTTGGTTGCAGGGATTGTTAGAACAGAATGCTTGCCGGCAGACAGGCACACAGCACAAGGAGCTTCACTTTGATGGATATTCGGAGATGTTGGAAGGGTTTGTTCATATTCAACACCATATATACTAGCACCACTGCCGTGGTTTGGGGGGTCAGCGAAAGTCGGTTCCAGGGGCAAGCAAAGGTAGTTAACTCCAGATCCTTTTTGGGTATGATCATTACCACTACCCATTACACCTATAACAAGTGAAAATATCATAACTATAGCATGGTCTCAGAAAACCCTGAAAACAATATTGAAGCAGTTAACATTAGGTTGTTATTTCACTGTAGAGAGAAGAGAGCAAATTTGATTTTCTAGATCTAGCATTGTGGACAGTAATTACCAGTCTTCAAGCACAGGATCTAGAGAATCAATGCTGAAGAACCGTCATGCTTTCTTTAAGTTGTACATGTATTTGCATCAATCAGTACTGAAAATTAGTTAAATAATTTAAGTAAGCAAACCCAATTAGGATATTAATGCAAAAACCGTGAAACCTATTCAAATACTTTTGGTGAAGCTAGAATAATATTGATTTTTCAACTTTCAGAACGATCTGAATTTAGCACAACATAAACATCACTGAGTAGAACTGGAATCTTTTTTTAAGATACATAGTcttaaaaaatatagaaaataagtGTTCTACATGAGCAATCATAGAGATTGGTCGAATCAGTCAGAACGATACAAAATGATCCACTCAAtcaaaatcatacagattgtTCAAATCAGTCACAATTATACTGATTGGTCTAATCAGTGATAATCATACAGATTGGTCCAATCAgtcaaaatcatacagattTGTTAACTCAGCCAAAATCACATAAAATTGTCCATTTAGACACAACTATACAGATTGGCCTGAACATTCATAATCATCGAGATTGTTCCAATCAGTCACAATCATACAGATTGTGTCCATCACTCACGATCACACAACTAATCCAATCATACTTGTCATTGTCTAGATATCCAGACTCACCTTGATATACCAGTTGAGATGTGATGGGACAAGTTGTTTTTCCCCATCGAGTGTAAATAACTCCAGCCTCAGAGGATGTACTTGATTCGGCAGGAGGGACAGGTGTGTCTGGAGGGCTCTGAAGAACAtgatctaaaaataaataacaaatcatGCAATATAATTATCATATGGTTTGGTGATGTTAATGTAAATCGAGTTTTAGTAAGACAAACAATTAATGAATAACATTATCTAAAGATATGTTTCAAATCTGTCGGGCAAGAGTCATTCGTCGTGTTGCATACACACGTTCCATGAGTGAACCCTTGAGCTATGATCCAATTCATTAACTGACATATGCCACTGTTTATGTAAAGCCAAATGATCAATAAGTTATCCCCACGATCATCTGAATCATCTTAAGGGATTTCCGGTTTTGTAAAATCAATTGCACAGATCAGACTTCCATAGATAGCTGTGCTGTTCTAGCGTgccgttctcaaaatgcattttCCGACTAAAGCCTGGATATGTTTCTCTGTGAGAGTGAAAGCATTGCTTAGAGATTGGCACATATCCCTGTGGTTCTATAACGCGGATGGGGTGGCTATGTCAATATTTCACACACAgtagagacagacagac
This window contains:
- the LOC139970898 gene encoding uncharacterized protein: MFEKAALLLSVLILGCRGFSSGGEKDDNGVIDVEDDNTRVRRSLGTEGSQLPPQANAGSPFFMSPNMQSSYFLGQCVMCPPGDPGPRGTPGPQGMPGRDGRDQIILGPIADHVLQSPPDTPVPPAESSTSSEAGVIYTRWGKTTCPITSQLVYQGVMGSGNDHTQKGSGVNYLCLPLEPTFADPPNHGSGASIYGVEYEQTLPTSPNIHQSEAPCAVCLSAGKHSVLTIPATNTCLGSQEWTLEYQGYMMSSHYSHYKSQFVCVDQNAEGIPRTNHNNNEPLLYVADAKCSAGGGGLPCPPYVDDYDILCVVCTL